The Gasterosteus aculeatus chromosome 8, fGasAcu3.hap1.1, whole genome shotgun sequence genome has a window encoding:
- the LOC120823544 gene encoding DNA-directed RNA polymerases I, II, and III subunit RPABC1-like has translation MYCQRMQEENITRAIIVVQMGTTPSAKQSLVDMAPKYILEQFLQQELLINITEHELVPEHIVMTKEEVVELLGKYKLKESQLPRIQAGDPVARYFGLKRGQVVKIIRPSETAGRYITYRLVQ, from the exons ATGTACTGTCAGAGGATGCAGGAGGAGAACATCACACGAGCCATCATCGTTGTCCAGATGGGCACGACGCCGTCAGCCAAACAG TCTCTTGTTGACATGGCACCCAAATACATATTGGAACAGTTCCTCCAGCAGGAGCTGCTCATTAACATCACAGAGCACGAG CTTGTTCCAGAACACATCGTTATGACGAAAGAGGAAGTGGTTGAACTTCTGGGCAAATA cAAATTAAAGGAAAGTCAGTTGCCGAGGATTCAGGCCGGTGACCCTGTGGCTCGATACTTTGGCTTGAAAAGAGGACAG GTGGTGAAGATCATCAGACCCAGTGAAACAGCGGGGAGGTACATCACATACAGACTGGTGCAGTGA